A stretch of the Planktothricoides raciborskii GIHE-MW2 genome encodes the following:
- a CDS encoding DUF6887 family protein, which produces MSNFQEMTVAQLKQFLSDHRSNDEMFSDALGELLRRNPDRPIYSADMPPEEIGQVIREKIEQIRNKEQYS; this is translated from the coding sequence ATGTCCAATTTTCAAGAGATGACAGTTGCTCAATTAAAACAATTCTTGTCAGATCATAGAAGTAATGATGAGATGTTTAGTGACGCCTTGGGAGAACTGTTAAGACGTAATCCCGATCGCCCAATCTATTCAGCCGATATGCCTCCCGAAGAAATTGGCCAAGTGATTCGCGAAAAAATCGAACAGATTAGAAATAAAGAGCAATATAGCTAA
- a CDS encoding DUF4058 family protein, with protein sequence MTAAIDYGLSPVPPLSEADAAWADGLLREKGLR encoded by the coding sequence ATGACAGCAGCGATCGATTATGGTTTATCGCCGGTTCCCCCACTTTCAGAAGCAGATGCAGCATGGGCTGATGGTCTGTTGCGAGAAAAAGGACTGCGTTAG
- a CDS encoding glycosyltransferase, producing MEYSSLNDPTHSKPPLEDRVICIVHPNENAYSETFIRNHIERLPAKVIVLHRGSPEIQNIAGLGQFFWENNVEAVLAEYIPTGVALMNVCEAAGLPLIVHTHGEAMETVVLENEGHFYPELFHKLAAIVAPTEFIKTQLLDLGLPLEKIQVNTNGVDPSIFCGANPATSEPVFLAVSRLVDLKGPHLTLLAFAKAIQDFGEAHLMMVGDGVLLESCKQITKALKIEKNVKFLGVKNPWEIAELMRSARAFLQHSIQTSDGQCEAQGVVFLEAGASGLPVISTRSGGIPEVVIDGETGFLVQEADVDAMADRILRLIKDPLLAAQLGQAARKRICAEFSMEKSISGLWCIIDTAIKQHAKQELISSLNLREINLIVFPDWLQPENSLIDQLASVILLLFKHPESDRITLLIDQSDVSDEESNLVLSTVLMKIMMEEELDDATAPEICLLPDLSEKKWLELLPILNYRLILNQEKIAKNHSSELSNLPELNLDELALLYSAKQSTITNLN from the coding sequence ATGGAATATTCTAGTTTAAATGACCCTACACATTCAAAGCCACCCTTAGAAGATAGAGTAATATGTATTGTTCATCCCAATGAAAATGCCTACTCGGAAACCTTCATTCGTAACCACATTGAACGCTTACCAGCCAAGGTGATTGTTTTACATAGAGGATCACCAGAGATTCAGAATATCGCCGGTCTTGGTCAATTTTTCTGGGAAAATAATGTCGAAGCTGTCTTGGCAGAATATATTCCCACTGGAGTTGCGCTAATGAATGTTTGTGAAGCCGCAGGATTACCGCTGATTGTCCACACTCATGGTGAAGCAATGGAGACTGTGGTACTGGAAAACGAAGGTCATTTCTATCCAGAACTTTTTCACAAATTAGCAGCGATTGTCGCCCCCACTGAGTTCATTAAAACCCAGCTACTCGATCTAGGATTACCCTTAGAAAAAATTCAGGTAAACACCAATGGGGTTGACCCATCTATATTTTGTGGGGCTAATCCTGCTACTTCAGAGCCAGTGTTTCTAGCTGTATCACGTTTGGTCGATCTAAAAGGCCCGCATTTGACTCTTTTAGCTTTTGCCAAAGCTATTCAAGATTTTGGTGAAGCCCATTTAATGATGGTGGGTGACGGAGTTTTATTAGAAAGCTGTAAACAAATTACTAAAGCGCTGAAAATCGAGAAAAATGTAAAATTTTTAGGGGTAAAAAATCCCTGGGAAATCGCTGAATTAATGCGTTCAGCTAGAGCTTTTCTTCAACATTCAATTCAAACATCTGATGGACAATGCGAAGCCCAAGGAGTTGTATTTTTAGAGGCGGGGGCTTCTGGCTTGCCAGTGATTAGCACTCGTAGTGGTGGCATTCCAGAGGTGGTGATAGACGGGGAGACAGGTTTTCTCGTCCAGGAAGCTGATGTGGATGCGATGGCCGATCGCATATTGCGATTAATCAAAGATCCTCTCCTCGCTGCACAACTTGGCCAAGCTGCCAGAAAGCGGATTTGTGCTGAGTTTTCCATGGAAAAAAGTATTAGCGGCTTGTGGTGTATCATAGATACAGCGATTAAACAACACGCGAAGCAGGAGTTGATTTCTAGTTTAAATCTTAGAGAGATTAATTTAATAGTGTTCCCTGATTGGTTACAGCCGGAGAATTCGCTGATTGACCAGTTGGCATCTGTGATATTATTGCTTTTTAAGCATCCAGAGTCAGATCGGATAACATTGCTTATCGATCAGAGTGATGTTTCTGATGAAGAGTCTAATCTAGTTTTATCTACGGTGTTAATGAAAATTATGATGGAAGAAGAATTAGACGATGCAACAGCCCCAGAGATTTGTCTACTGCCAGATTTAAGTGAAAAAAAATGGTTGGAACTGTTGCCTATCCTCAACTATCGCCTAATTTTGAACCAGGAAAAAATAGCTAAAAATCATAGCAGCGAATTGTCAAATTTACCTGAATTAAATCTGGATGAATTAGCCTTGCTGTATTCAGCTAAACAGTCAACAATTACCAACCTGAATTAA
- a CDS encoding TylF/MycF/NovP-related O-methyltransferase, with product MIADGPRTEAAGELEKCQAGRAIIKQVDWDCEVLTNYSETNLGCRKRISSGLDWVFNQVEEAIILEDDCLPDITFFRFCEELLEKYRHHEQIMAIAGDNFQFNQQKTPYSYYFSRYAHSWGWATWKRSWQHYDREMKLWPQVKAENCLQDILEDDLAIRCWSNVFQQVYDERLDTWDYPWQLSCWIRRGLTILPNINLVSNIGFEAEGTHTKGKNPLANLPTKMMSFPLKHPPFILRNTQADNFTEKQLFSGQIQATDPNHAPLNLIEEGVNKLNENQNGEALTLFQEAIAQYPDVPHLNYGKALALARLGYPRQAVDSLKSLLDIVPSHKKAQLLLGELRAGTVGQLMEQATAALQSGQVNEAFHWLNQAKSCKQPIIGLDYLRAACFLQMNQPAAALEALYEELRYFPNNLEAKECRQELISAYPELVTGTIEDAEFQALYQRIRPYTMLSEARLYSLFSLVKQICLANISGNIVECGVAGGGSTALMAAVIQRYSKQQRYLYAFDSFEGMPLPTDADQFNQIPADATGWGTGTCAAPESSVREICTQLGVWQIVQTVKGYFEHTLPTVRNAIGMIAFLHMDGDWYESTKNILDNLYDRVVNHGVIQVDDYGHWSGCRQAIHEFESQRQIHFDIKPIDSTGVWFSCPDKFPLNPILEPDLVQEFYQDDPVAHDIESQMSQNERFQLYYILRKLLPEISAPLRFVEIGSYAGSSLFLTCRTLDRMAVDFHGFTVEPGGTPAFYELLPKLADRVTHLREFSHQAVSELAQIFESDGNFPLFIFIDGDHSYQGVRQDILDYFPLLAPGGIMAFHDYLPAMNDENREGILFHHGDKEPGIRQACEEIMENIYGCEAIDIFLLYPTDPTQTQAHLPIIPGVFSTIRVYRKSTNKPVGD from the coding sequence GTGATTGCAGATGGGCCGAGAACCGAGGCAGCCGGAGAATTAGAAAAATGTCAAGCAGGACGGGCAATTATTAAACAGGTAGACTGGGATTGTGAGGTACTGACGAATTACTCGGAAACAAATTTAGGCTGTCGAAAACGCATTTCCAGCGGATTAGATTGGGTATTTAATCAGGTAGAAGAAGCCATTATCTTAGAAGATGACTGTTTACCCGATATAACATTCTTTCGGTTCTGTGAGGAATTACTAGAAAAATATCGTCATCACGAACAAATTATGGCGATCGCGGGAGATAACTTTCAATTTAACCAACAGAAAACTCCATACAGTTATTATTTTTCCCGGTATGCTCATTCCTGGGGATGGGCAACTTGGAAGCGATCTTGGCAGCATTACGATCGAGAAATGAAGCTTTGGCCTCAAGTCAAAGCAGAGAATTGTCTTCAGGATATCCTTGAGGATGATCTGGCAATTCGCTGTTGGTCAAATGTGTTTCAACAAGTTTACGATGAGCGTTTAGATACTTGGGATTATCCTTGGCAACTATCCTGTTGGATTCGCAGGGGTTTAACAATTTTACCCAATATCAATTTAGTGTCTAATATCGGGTTTGAAGCAGAAGGGACTCACACGAAGGGGAAAAATCCGCTGGCAAATTTACCGACTAAGATGATGTCTTTTCCTTTAAAACATCCGCCATTTATTTTGCGTAACACTCAAGCGGATAATTTCACAGAAAAACAGTTGTTTAGTGGGCAAATTCAAGCAACTGATCCCAACCATGCACCATTAAACTTGATCGAGGAAGGAGTTAATAAGCTGAACGAGAACCAGAACGGGGAAGCTTTGACTCTTTTTCAAGAAGCGATCGCCCAATATCCAGATGTACCACATCTTAACTATGGTAAAGCTTTAGCTTTAGCCAGACTTGGTTATCCCCGGCAAGCGGTTGACTCTTTGAAGAGTTTATTAGACATTGTGCCAAGCCATAAAAAAGCCCAGTTGCTACTAGGAGAACTGAGGGCGGGAACCGTCGGGCAGTTAATGGAACAAGCGACGGCAGCGTTGCAGTCTGGTCAAGTTAATGAAGCTTTCCATTGGTTGAATCAAGCAAAATCATGCAAACAACCGATCATCGGACTTGATTATTTGCGGGCTGCTTGTTTTCTGCAAATGAATCAACCCGCTGCGGCCCTGGAAGCCTTGTATGAAGAACTGCGATATTTCCCTAACAATCTAGAAGCTAAAGAATGCCGTCAAGAACTGATTTCAGCATATCCAGAACTGGTGACTGGAACAATTGAAGATGCAGAATTTCAAGCACTCTATCAGAGAATCCGTCCTTACACGATGTTGAGCGAAGCTCGTCTCTATTCTCTATTTTCGCTAGTCAAACAAATTTGTTTGGCAAACATTTCTGGCAATATTGTTGAATGTGGTGTGGCCGGTGGCGGTTCCACAGCTTTAATGGCGGCTGTGATTCAACGGTACAGTAAGCAACAACGTTATCTCTATGCTTTTGATTCTTTTGAAGGGATGCCACTGCCAACGGATGCTGACCAATTTAATCAGATTCCTGCGGATGCAACGGGTTGGGGAACAGGCACCTGTGCTGCCCCAGAAAGCAGTGTTCGAGAAATTTGTACGCAACTGGGTGTTTGGCAGATTGTGCAAACGGTTAAAGGCTATTTTGAGCATACTTTACCTACCGTTCGGAATGCGATCGGCATGATTGCTTTTTTGCATATGGATGGGGATTGGTATGAATCAACCAAAAATATCTTAGATAATTTATATGACCGAGTTGTTAATCATGGTGTTATTCAGGTAGATGACTATGGTCACTGGTCAGGATGTCGTCAAGCGATCCATGAGTTTGAGAGCCAAAGACAAATTCATTTTGATATTAAGCCTATTGACAGCACTGGGGTGTGGTTTTCCTGCCCGGATAAGTTTCCTTTAAATCCCATCTTAGAACCTGACTTAGTTCAAGAATTTTATCAGGACGATCCAGTAGCCCATGATATTGAAAGTCAAATGTCTCAAAACGAACGTTTCCAGCTTTACTACATCCTGCGAAAGTTATTGCCAGAAATTTCTGCTCCATTAAGGTTTGTGGAAATTGGTTCTTATGCTGGAAGTTCACTATTTTTGACTTGTCGGACTTTGGATAGAATGGCAGTAGATTTTCACGGGTTTACAGTGGAACCGGGAGGAACTCCAGCTTTTTACGAACTTCTACCAAAATTGGCAGATCGGGTGACACATTTACGGGAATTTTCTCACCAAGCGGTGAGTGAATTAGCGCAGATATTTGAGTCCGATGGCAATTTTCCTCTTTTTATATTTATTGATGGCGATCATAGTTATCAGGGAGTTCGGCAGGATATCCTCGATTATTTCCCGCTCCTCGCACCGGGAGGGATTATGGCTTTTCATGATTATTTGCCAGCAATGAATGATGAAAATAGAGAGGGAATTTTATTTCACCACGGAGATAAAGAACCTGGGATTAGACAAGCCTGTGAAGAAATAATGGAAAATATCTATGGGTGTGAAGCGATCGATATTTTCTTGTTGTATCCAACGGATCCGACCCAAACTCAAGCCCATCTGCCAATTATTCCTGGGGTTTTTTCTACTATTCGAGTTTATCGTAAATCTACCAATAAACCTGTAGGAGATTAA
- a CDS encoding FkbM family methyltransferase, translating to MNNTKIIHIIHCLGNGGAARSMIATAKYSSEQESFEHIVMSLDPAKPDAMAMVKSAGITVINSPDFPTLIQAIENADIVQFHFWNNPQIYEFLRLELPPMRLILWFHIAGDNPPQVITQELVGFADCAIACNPYSSELPVFQSLPTEIRLSKTGMVYDGADFARLTDIKPQPHETFNVGYIGSVNFAKMHPNYVPMSSKINVPNIRFIVCGGDKQSYFKQQAGLMGTADRFEFRGFVENIKSVLEILDVYGYPLCEDTYAAAELNLQEAMYAGIPPVVFPYGGIKSLVMDNYTGLVVNSELEYQQAVEYLYHHPEERARIGKNAQDYARQIFGAENAANKINQIYENLLKQPKRDREWGTLYGYPQIDQPVTLKDVTGESENLSGAELFIQALGETAPEFQISLKSDNVEELLAADQKIAQASMLLATGEGGISQYREYYEKDGYLRLWWALYLQEQGSYGKALSELIAAINLGCNHWRFVWYLAQAAVKINQISLAKKAITDVLQAVPDFAEAKTLLEYIESISEPESLTADQQQELAHQLRLRNINLIIFPDWTASEDALLEELATAIGGIASHPDKNNMTLLVDSTNISDEDADMAVSSIVMNLMLEQELDLESGPDICVIGQLSKIQWQALFPQIHGRIVLEYENKEAIASAKAEDISVLSIENFCAGRAVESPTGIWELQISYGSDGNEFTPLPVIPMENPDLSADYWRYIEQACPNLDRSLFPHIVSSLKNTSWEQPNSALDFNNVAVLSLIEAENCQDSSMKEIYLEMAFEALNQGVEQYNHPLCAAHLALLLIVTGDIETAIPLVFSTWDDTVQAAYVNLAEISPGIVYLPRFSKTAIDPDLILEIMGYQEGYTQCLLLLREAIKQLQIQSLGRRDAVITYTKKRLQVIEIAVELLNQYIWNYLISGFQLLPKNISLGLLNLKLANYAPISSFQIIQAIYLMALDIKQKDLAQFWLDFARNDVWYNPHSLEWRWTDLAVDSSTTYIPFESEWLLGVEPTCHSMVTSILLSEGDWFEKEMEFWRNHIQPGMTAIDVGANVGVYSFSAARCVGSTGLVLAIEPFPGCVECLEETCEINQISWVKICAGAASDRNGKVRLSLSNSSELNAIITDDTSENINPESYLEVPCFTLDSLMEKENLKRVDFIKIDAEGHELSVLMGSQRILSQFSPVILYENIAGSQGSNLPVADYLRSHGYQLFRYQPYVGQLIPISDPADNLSSNLNIIAIPAQKSQF from the coding sequence ATGAACAATACTAAGATTATTCATATTATCCACTGCCTGGGAAATGGTGGAGCGGCTCGCTCCATGATCGCTACCGCTAAGTATTCATCAGAACAGGAGAGTTTTGAACATATTGTTATGTCTTTAGATCCGGCAAAGCCCGATGCAATGGCTATGGTAAAATCAGCCGGTATAACGGTGATTAATAGTCCCGATTTCCCGACTCTGATCCAAGCCATAGAAAATGCAGACATTGTGCAATTTCATTTTTGGAATAATCCGCAGATATACGAGTTTCTCCGGTTAGAATTGCCCCCCATGCGTCTGATTCTATGGTTTCACATTGCTGGAGATAACCCACCCCAAGTCATTACTCAAGAGTTAGTGGGATTTGCGGATTGCGCGATCGCCTGTAATCCATATTCATCAGAACTGCCGGTTTTTCAAAGTCTGCCCACTGAAATTAGATTGTCAAAAACTGGGATGGTGTATGATGGGGCTGACTTTGCTCGACTGACTGATATAAAACCGCAACCCCACGAAACATTTAATGTGGGCTATATTGGCAGCGTCAATTTTGCCAAAATGCACCCCAATTATGTGCCAATGAGTAGCAAAATCAACGTCCCTAATATTCGCTTTATTGTTTGCGGTGGGGATAAGCAAAGCTATTTTAAACAGCAGGCTGGATTAATGGGGACTGCTGACCGATTTGAGTTTCGAGGATTTGTGGAAAATATTAAATCGGTGCTAGAAATTTTAGATGTTTATGGCTACCCATTATGTGAAGATACTTATGCGGCAGCAGAATTAAACTTGCAAGAAGCAATGTATGCCGGAATTCCTCCGGTTGTCTTTCCCTATGGTGGGATTAAAAGTCTAGTGATGGATAATTACACCGGGTTAGTTGTTAATAGCGAACTGGAATATCAGCAAGCCGTTGAATATCTCTATCATCATCCAGAAGAACGAGCGAGAATTGGCAAAAATGCCCAGGATTATGCCCGCCAAATTTTTGGGGCGGAAAATGCGGCGAACAAAATTAATCAAATTTACGAAAATTTGCTGAAGCAGCCGAAGCGCGATCGCGAATGGGGCACTCTTTACGGATATCCTCAAATCGATCAACCTGTGACCCTGAAAGATGTCACCGGAGAGTCAGAAAATCTTTCTGGGGCAGAATTGTTTATTCAAGCTTTGGGAGAAACAGCGCCGGAATTTCAAATTAGTTTGAAATCAGATAATGTCGAAGAATTATTGGCAGCAGACCAAAAAATCGCCCAAGCCTCAATGTTGTTAGCCACCGGAGAAGGTGGGATTTCTCAATACCGCGAATATTATGAAAAAGATGGTTATTTGAGACTTTGGTGGGCGCTATATTTACAAGAACAAGGAAGCTATGGGAAAGCGTTATCAGAATTAATCGCCGCGATCAACTTGGGTTGTAATCACTGGCGTTTTGTCTGGTATCTTGCACAAGCAGCGGTAAAAATTAATCAAATATCTTTGGCCAAAAAAGCCATCACCGATGTTTTGCAAGCTGTACCAGATTTTGCTGAAGCTAAAACGCTATTGGAATATATAGAGTCAATATCAGAACCAGAATCTTTGACTGCCGATCAGCAGCAAGAACTTGCCCATCAACTGCGATTAAGAAACATTAACCTAATTATATTTCCAGACTGGACTGCATCGGAAGATGCGCTGTTAGAAGAGTTGGCAACGGCGATCGGTGGGATCGCCTCTCATCCCGATAAAAATAACATGACTCTGCTGGTAGATAGTACCAATATTTCTGACGAGGATGCCGATATGGCTGTCTCTAGCATTGTGATGAATTTGATGCTGGAACAAGAACTAGACCTGGAAAGTGGCCCGGATATTTGCGTGATTGGACAACTCAGTAAAATTCAGTGGCAAGCACTATTCCCTCAGATTCATGGGAGAATAGTTTTAGAATATGAAAATAAGGAAGCGATCGCCTCAGCTAAGGCAGAAGATATTTCAGTTTTGTCAATCGAAAATTTTTGTGCTGGTCGTGCCGTTGAATCACCAACAGGTATTTGGGAGTTACAAATTTCATATGGTTCAGATGGCAACGAATTTACCCCTTTACCTGTAATCCCTATGGAAAATCCTGATTTATCTGCTGATTATTGGCGATACATAGAGCAGGCTTGTCCCAATCTAGATCGCAGTTTATTTCCTCATATTGTTTCTAGTCTGAAAAATACCTCTTGGGAGCAACCTAACTCTGCCTTAGATTTTAATAATGTTGCGGTTCTCTCGCTAATTGAGGCAGAAAATTGTCAAGATTCATCCATGAAAGAGATTTATCTTGAAATGGCATTTGAAGCCTTAAATCAGGGCGTAGAACAATACAATCATCCTCTTTGTGCTGCCCATCTTGCTCTGTTGTTGATAGTGACGGGAGATATTGAAACAGCGATTCCTTTAGTATTTTCTACTTGGGATGATACAGTTCAAGCAGCGTATGTGAATTTGGCAGAAATTTCACCCGGTATTGTGTATCTGCCTCGCTTCTCAAAAACGGCGATCGACCCGGATTTAATCCTGGAAATCATGGGATATCAGGAAGGATATACTCAATGTCTCTTATTATTGAGAGAAGCAATTAAGCAATTACAAATTCAATCCCTAGGACGCCGAGATGCTGTAATTACCTATACCAAGAAAAGATTACAAGTTATAGAAATAGCGGTTGAACTATTAAACCAGTATATCTGGAACTACTTAATCAGTGGCTTTCAACTGTTACCCAAAAATATCTCTCTGGGATTGCTCAACTTAAAGTTAGCCAACTATGCGCCAATTTCTAGTTTTCAGATCATTCAAGCCATCTATTTGATGGCTCTAGATATAAAGCAAAAAGACTTAGCACAATTTTGGCTGGATTTTGCCCGGAATGACGTTTGGTACAATCCTCATAGTTTAGAGTGGCGTTGGACTGATTTAGCAGTTGATAGTTCAACAACATATATACCTTTTGAGAGTGAATGGCTCTTGGGAGTTGAGCCAACTTGTCATAGTATGGTTACGAGCATACTACTTTCCGAAGGAGACTGGTTTGAAAAAGAAATGGAGTTTTGGCGAAATCATATTCAACCGGGAATGACTGCGATCGACGTAGGGGCAAATGTAGGAGTTTATAGCTTTAGTGCTGCCCGATGTGTTGGTTCAACAGGTTTGGTATTAGCGATCGAGCCTTTTCCCGGTTGTGTTGAATGCTTGGAAGAAACTTGTGAAATTAATCAGATTTCTTGGGTGAAAATCTGTGCAGGTGCCGCCAGCGATCGCAATGGTAAAGTTCGATTATCCCTGAGTAATTCTAGTGAACTCAATGCAATTATCACTGATGACACAAGCGAAAATATCAACCCTGAATCTTATCTAGAAGTTCCCTGCTTTACCCTAGATAGCCTGATGGAAAAAGAAAACCTGAAGCGAGTCGATTTTATCAAAATTGATGCCGAAGGACATGAGCTTTCTGTTTTAATGGGCAGTCAAAGAATTTTATCTCAGTTTTCTCCAGTAATTCTATATGAAAATATTGCTGGATCTCAGGGCAGTAACTTACCTGTAGCTGACTATCTCCGCAGTCATGGATATCAATTATTCCGCTATCAGCCCTATGTTGGACAACTCATTCCCATATCAGATCCCGCTGATAATTTATCCAGCAACTTGAATATCATTGCTATACCTGCCCAGAAAAGTCAATTTTGA
- a CDS encoding FkbM family methyltransferase: protein MSAFVESLKKSGHLDQISMTICNVGSRKITSQDDYGSQGWNLFAPNLTIYGFDADADACDAANEDIEQRQINWTEKHIPLALAKTVGEATLYVTKNPMCCSLYPPNESFINRFAGLSDLVKLDFTVEIETTTLDTFCEAEAIQEIDFLQLDIQGAEIQVMEGAGKILDRSILAVQVEVNFSEIYANQPLFGDVDNYLRNQGFTLFDLAGARRPRKDSPIQSTSCAGQLLWGDALYFRDLIREDLDSPLKNPQNILKLAAIADLMNFPDYTVELLQYLTLEYGKNDPNYNFANNIIEVLSQIPELKEQGLASLPIVAKLRDYLKDYKINDF, encoded by the coding sequence ATGTCAGCTTTTGTGGAAAGTTTAAAGAAAAGTGGTCATTTAGATCAAATTTCCATGACAATCTGTAATGTGGGTTCTCGAAAAATAACCAGCCAAGATGACTACGGGAGTCAAGGCTGGAATCTTTTTGCTCCCAACCTGACCATTTATGGATTTGATGCCGATGCTGATGCTTGTGATGCAGCCAATGAAGATATCGAACAGAGACAGATTAATTGGACGGAAAAACATATTCCCTTGGCATTGGCAAAAACTGTGGGTGAAGCCACGCTTTATGTAACGAAAAATCCCATGTGTTGCTCTCTATATCCACCAAATGAATCTTTCATTAATCGGTTTGCCGGACTTTCTGATTTAGTTAAACTAGATTTTACGGTTGAAATAGAAACAACCACTTTAGATACCTTTTGCGAAGCCGAAGCAATTCAGGAAATCGATTTTCTCCAACTGGATATTCAAGGAGCAGAAATTCAAGTAATGGAGGGGGCTGGTAAAATTTTAGACCGCAGTATTTTAGCGGTTCAAGTGGAAGTTAACTTTTCTGAAATTTATGCTAATCAACCTTTATTTGGAGATGTGGACAATTATTTGCGAAACCAAGGATTTACACTATTTGATTTAGCGGGTGCTCGTCGGCCTCGCAAAGATTCGCCAATTCAATCAACTTCTTGCGCCGGACAATTACTGTGGGGAGATGCTCTTTATTTCCGCGATTTAATCCGAGAAGACCTTGACTCACCCCTAAAAAATCCGCAGAACATTCTCAAATTAGCTGCGATCGCTGACCTGATGAACTTTCCTGACTATACGGTAGAGTTACTACAGTATCTCACTCTGGAATATGGCAAAAATGACCCTAATTATAATTTTGCTAATAATATAATTGAGGTTCTCAGCCAAATTCCAGAACTGAAAGAACAAGGATTAGCTTCTCTACCGATCGTGGCTAAACTTCGAGATTATCTGAAAGACTACAAGATTAATGATTTTTAA